A stretch of Brachyhypopomus gauderio isolate BG-103 chromosome 3, BGAUD_0.2, whole genome shotgun sequence DNA encodes these proteins:
- the LOC143509268 gene encoding coiled-coil domain-containing protein 158-like isoform X2: protein MGPTFTNTDTPVDNTSAINTALEGSKEYGMSTPQSVSQPIQCDADVNKTRCVFPGRDVLEHTIEEYSQQVSDLQRQLKETYELHEQQKFNFRQAIIDLQTKLQENQAEKEALVNLRLKECGKRSELMAQLQEVVLDLRSLKQATEPKQVEAEGPVLTRRAEGVEPAVQDICTRLSDHKRCGGRSIHTCSDGSHSPSQQQLGSEVEKALQDLGIKNCVLQERLHLVEEKMEELLKDEQGRTASLLKEQKGRERVESKVVSHQIQMSDQPSALDTLRSHLLQEQQTHMVKVSELEEVLGQALSQAEQAQRERDLSFLQAEELETQLGHLTAERYQAEPCQAEPCQAVAELSRERQQRQQLCEGAASQSGTIQTRRHKLDQNQLPVQQLEGLCRSVREEFQKHSIIQISADTGQQEAQSEPQRLWGKITQLQQAQDQAQDQAQDQAQDQALHGQERSDGEAARPRALLDERDREEWQQGRAQLGEARAQLGEARAQLGEARAQLEEARGHSQALHSHAKLLRLKLEEAERSREELRASLEALQEEQGGLTKQLQQIHQHNQQMKAVQQGAEGKMEAVESERCRLQAALSEKTRRLHQLTLQNQQLSAQLDAQHTNLVQSKEEQQALKEQHSSNGEEMRAHNSKLKAQLTSTRTDLERAKTSLRALEGAGGHRAHALGLKVALGMQKRITAKREHIDFLQSRVQMLEETTEKLTQEKHRHVMERKRQVQELLFERESRKRLEAELETLHMREKLLKAKIDRLDSTLHKMADSFAECQEFIQKQEQEIMMLKLQHALELKELQGQKIRATCSTHRSPIGSPKPPPTFQTTSSDQTRRSSSSQELRTLVKELRGVIDEDQGPPTSLGTCRGPEAARSINVQGSFPTTERSKRDSSGAFPADNVQLEIKTGQSRYTPSPSVSALGRRSPVHSLLTSDPATDKQPTSSDSPSEIQESLVARKQSDATQQTCKKLQSKLNNLHNVVGDLQIKNKEMSSMIKSQEMRIKRVKRQNQPLKREASAPNMRFK from the exons ACACAGCATTAGAGGGGTCCAAGGAATATGGCATGTCCACACCACAGTCTGTCTCCCAACCAATACAATGTGATGCAGATGTGAACAAAACGAGGTGTGTCTTCCCAGGAAGAGATGTTCTTGAGCACACAATAGAGGAGTATTCTCAGCAGGTCTCGGATCTACAAAGGCAACTCAAAGAG acATATGAACTGCACGAGCAGCAGAAGTTTAATTTCCGCCAGGCCATCATTGACTTGCAGACCAAATTGCAAGAAAACCAAGCGGAGAAAGAAGCGTTGGTGAACTTAAG GCTGAAGGAGTGTGGAAAGCGGTCCGAGCTAATGGCGCAACTGCAGGAGGTGGTTCTGGATCTGCGCTCGTTAAAGCAGGCTACAGAACCGAAGCAGGTGGAAGCTGAGGGCCCGGTTCTGACCCGGAGAGCAGAAGGTGTGGAGCCGGCTGTGCAGGACATCTGCACCAGGCTCTCGGACCATAAGAGGTGTGGAGGAAGAAGCATCCATACTTGCTCTGACGGTTCCCACAGTCCTAGCCAACAGCAGTTGGGGTCTGAGGTGGAGAAAGCGCTACAGGATCTGGGGATCAAGAACTGTGTTCTCCAGGAGAGACTGCATCTG GtagaggagaagatggaggaactgctgaaagacgagCAGGGAAGAACTGCCTCTCTTCTAAAGGAGCAGAAAGGAAG AGAACGGGTCGAAAGCAAGGTGGTCTCACACCAAATCCAGATGAGCGATCAGCCGTCTGCCCTTGATACGCTACGTTCACACCTGCTGCAGGAACAGCAGACCCACATGGTCAAG GTCAGTGAACTGGAGGAGGTGTTGGGCCAGGCCCTCTCTCAGGCTGAGCAggcccagagagagagggacctcTCGTTCCTGCAAGCTGAGGAACTGGAAACTCAACTTGGTCACCTTACG GCGGAGCGGTATCAGGCGGAGCCGTGTCAGGCGGAGCCGTGTCAGGCGGTGGCGGAGCTCTCTCGGGAGCGGCAGCAGAGACAGCAGCTCTGCGAGGGCGCGGCGAGCCAGAGCGGCACCATCCAGACCCGGAGGCACAAGCTGGATCAGAACCAACTGCCTGTCCAGCAGCTTGAGGGCCTCTGCCGCTCTGTCAGAGAGGAGTTCCAGAAACACTCGATCATCCAG ATATCAGCAGATACAGGGCAGCAGGAGGCACAGAGTGAGCCACAGCGGCTATGGGGGAAGATCACGCAGCTTCAGCAGGCCCAGGACCAGGCCCAGGACCAGGCCCAGGACCAAGCACAGGACCAAGCCCTGCACGGGCAG GAGCGGAGTGATGGGGAGGCGGCCCGCCCGCGTGCCCTGCTGGATGAACGTGACCGTGAGGAGTGGCAGCAGGGCCGGGCACAGCTGGGGGAGGCGCGGGCACAGCTGGGGGAGGCGCGGGCACAGCTGGGGGAGGCGCGGGCACAGCTGGAGGAGGCGCGGGGACACTCGCAGGCCCTCCACTCCCACGCCAAGCTGCTGCGCCTGAagctggaggaggcggagcggAGCAGAGAGGAGCTGAGGGCGTCGCTGGAGGCGCTACAGGAGGAGCAGGGTGGCCTCACCAAACAGCTCCAGCAGATCCACCAACACAACCAGCAGATGAAG GctgtccagcagggggcagaagGGAAGATGGAGGCTGTGGAGAGCGAGAGGTGCCGGCTGCAGGCGGCCTTGTCCGAGAAGACCCGCCGTCTGCACCAGCTAACGCTGCAGAACCAGCAGCTGAGCGCCCAGTTAGACGCCCAGCACACCAACCTAGTCCAGTCCAAAG AAGAGCAGCAGGCGTTGAAGGAGCAGCACAGCAGCAACGGCGAGGAGATGCGCGCCCACAACAGCAAGCTGAAAGCCCAGCTGACCAGCACTCGGACGGACCTGGAGCGGGCCAAGACCAGCCTGCGGGCCCTGGAGGGAGCCGGCGGACATAGGGCGCACGCGCTCG GTCTGAAGGTAGCCCTGGGCATGCAGAAGAGAATTACCGCAAAGCGAGAGCACATCGATTTTCTGCAGAGTCGGGTACAGATGCTGGAGGAGACGACGGAAAAGCTCACTCAG GAGAAGCACCGCCATGTGATGGAAAGGAAGCGTCAGGTGCAGGAGCTCCTCTTTGAGAGGGAGAGCAGGAAGAGGCTGGAGGCCGAGCTGGAGACTCTCCACATGCGTGAGAAGCTCCTTAAGGCCAAAATTGACAGGCTGGACTCCACCCTTCACAAG ATGGCAGACAGTTTTGCTGAGTGCCAGGAGTTCATTCAGAAGCAGGAACAAGAGATCATGATGTTGAAACTACAGCATGCTCTGGAGCTGAAG GAGCTGCAAGGTCAGAAGATCCGAGCCACGTGCAGCACCCACAGGTCCCCTATCGGCAGTCCTAAACCACCACCAACCTTTCAGACCACCTCCAGCGACCAAACACGG AGGTCCAGCTCAAGCCAGGAGCTCCGCACCCTGGTGAAGGAACTGCGCGGTGTGATTGATGAGGACCAGGGGCCTCCGACCAGCCTCGGTACCTGCAGGGGGCCTGAGGCAGCCAGGAGTATAAA TGTGCAGGGCTCCTTTCCCACCACTGAACGCAGTAAACGGGACTCGAGTGGCGCGTTCCCAGCTGACA ATGTGCAGCTGGAGATAAAAACAGGGCAGTCACGCTACACACCTTCACCTTCTGTGTCAGCTCTGGGACGCAGGTCTCCGGTACATTCCctactgacctctgaccccgccACTGACAAACAGCCAACATCCTCAGATAGCCCCA GTGAGATACAGGAGTCCCTGGTTGCCCGTAAGCAAAGTGACGCAACGCAGCAGACATGCAAGAAACTGCAGAGCAAGCTGAACAATCTTCACAACGTGGTGGGAGACCTTCAAATAAAGAACAAAG AAATGTCCTCCATGATAAAAAGTCAGGAAATGAGAATAAAGAGAGTCAAACGCCAAAACCAGCCTCTGAAGAGGGAAGCTTCTGCACCAAATATGCGTTTCAAATAA
- the LOC143509268 gene encoding uncharacterized protein LOC143509268 isoform X6 — translation MSDQPSALDTLRSHLLQEQQTHMVKVSELEEVLGQALSQAEQAQRERDLSFLQAEELETQLGHLTAERYQAEPCQAEPCQAVAELSRERQQRQQLCEGAASQSGTIQTRRHKLDQNQLPVQQLEGLCRSVREEFQKHSIIQISADTGQQEAQSEPQRLWGKITQLQQAQDQAQDQAQDQAQDQALHGQERSDGEAARPRALLDERDREEWQQGRAQLGEARAQLGEARAQLGEARAQLEEARGHSQALHSHAKLLRLKLEEAERSREELRASLEALQEEQGGLTKQLQQIHQHNQQMKAVQQGAEGKMEAVESERCRLQAALSEKTRRLHQLTLQNQQLSAQLDAQHTNLVQSKEEQQALKEQHSSNGEEMRAHNSKLKAQLTSTRTDLERAKTSLRALEGAGGHRAHALGLKVALGMQKRITAKREHIDFLQSRVQMLEETTEKLTQEKHRHVMERKRQVQELLFERESRKRLEAELETLHMREKLLKAKIDRLDSTLHKMADSFAECQEFIQKQEQEIMMLKLQHALELKELQGQKIRATCSTHRSPIGSPKPPPTFQTTSSDQTRRSSSSQELRTLVKELRGVIDEDQGPPTSLGTCRGPEAARSINVQGSFPTTERSKRDSSGAFPADNVQLEIKTGQSRYTPSPSVSALGRRSPVHSLLTSDPATDKQPTSSDSPIGEIQESLVARKQSDATQQTCKKLQSKLNNLHNVVGDLQIKNKEMSSMIKSQEMRIKRVKRQNQPLKREASAPNMRFK, via the exons ATGAGCGATCAGCCGTCTGCCCTTGATACGCTACGTTCACACCTGCTGCAGGAACAGCAGACCCACATGGTCAAG GTCAGTGAACTGGAGGAGGTGTTGGGCCAGGCCCTCTCTCAGGCTGAGCAggcccagagagagagggacctcTCGTTCCTGCAAGCTGAGGAACTGGAAACTCAACTTGGTCACCTTACG GCGGAGCGGTATCAGGCGGAGCCGTGTCAGGCGGAGCCGTGTCAGGCGGTGGCGGAGCTCTCTCGGGAGCGGCAGCAGAGACAGCAGCTCTGCGAGGGCGCGGCGAGCCAGAGCGGCACCATCCAGACCCGGAGGCACAAGCTGGATCAGAACCAACTGCCTGTCCAGCAGCTTGAGGGCCTCTGCCGCTCTGTCAGAGAGGAGTTCCAGAAACACTCGATCATCCAG ATATCAGCAGATACAGGGCAGCAGGAGGCACAGAGTGAGCCACAGCGGCTATGGGGGAAGATCACGCAGCTTCAGCAGGCCCAGGACCAGGCCCAGGACCAGGCCCAGGACCAAGCACAGGACCAAGCCCTGCACGGGCAG GAGCGGAGTGATGGGGAGGCGGCCCGCCCGCGTGCCCTGCTGGATGAACGTGACCGTGAGGAGTGGCAGCAGGGCCGGGCACAGCTGGGGGAGGCGCGGGCACAGCTGGGGGAGGCGCGGGCACAGCTGGGGGAGGCGCGGGCACAGCTGGAGGAGGCGCGGGGACACTCGCAGGCCCTCCACTCCCACGCCAAGCTGCTGCGCCTGAagctggaggaggcggagcggAGCAGAGAGGAGCTGAGGGCGTCGCTGGAGGCGCTACAGGAGGAGCAGGGTGGCCTCACCAAACAGCTCCAGCAGATCCACCAACACAACCAGCAGATGAAG GctgtccagcagggggcagaagGGAAGATGGAGGCTGTGGAGAGCGAGAGGTGCCGGCTGCAGGCGGCCTTGTCCGAGAAGACCCGCCGTCTGCACCAGCTAACGCTGCAGAACCAGCAGCTGAGCGCCCAGTTAGACGCCCAGCACACCAACCTAGTCCAGTCCAAAG AAGAGCAGCAGGCGTTGAAGGAGCAGCACAGCAGCAACGGCGAGGAGATGCGCGCCCACAACAGCAAGCTGAAAGCCCAGCTGACCAGCACTCGGACGGACCTGGAGCGGGCCAAGACCAGCCTGCGGGCCCTGGAGGGAGCCGGCGGACATAGGGCGCACGCGCTCG GTCTGAAGGTAGCCCTGGGCATGCAGAAGAGAATTACCGCAAAGCGAGAGCACATCGATTTTCTGCAGAGTCGGGTACAGATGCTGGAGGAGACGACGGAAAAGCTCACTCAG GAGAAGCACCGCCATGTGATGGAAAGGAAGCGTCAGGTGCAGGAGCTCCTCTTTGAGAGGGAGAGCAGGAAGAGGCTGGAGGCCGAGCTGGAGACTCTCCACATGCGTGAGAAGCTCCTTAAGGCCAAAATTGACAGGCTGGACTCCACCCTTCACAAG ATGGCAGACAGTTTTGCTGAGTGCCAGGAGTTCATTCAGAAGCAGGAACAAGAGATCATGATGTTGAAACTACAGCATGCTCTGGAGCTGAAG GAGCTGCAAGGTCAGAAGATCCGAGCCACGTGCAGCACCCACAGGTCCCCTATCGGCAGTCCTAAACCACCACCAACCTTTCAGACCACCTCCAGCGACCAAACACGG AGGTCCAGCTCAAGCCAGGAGCTCCGCACCCTGGTGAAGGAACTGCGCGGTGTGATTGATGAGGACCAGGGGCCTCCGACCAGCCTCGGTACCTGCAGGGGGCCTGAGGCAGCCAGGAGTATAAA TGTGCAGGGCTCCTTTCCCACCACTGAACGCAGTAAACGGGACTCGAGTGGCGCGTTCCCAGCTGACA ATGTGCAGCTGGAGATAAAAACAGGGCAGTCACGCTACACACCTTCACCTTCTGTGTCAGCTCTGGGACGCAGGTCTCCGGTACATTCCctactgacctctgaccccgccACTGACAAACAGCCAACATCCTCAGATAGCCCCA TAGGTGAGATACAGGAGTCCCTGGTTGCCCGTAAGCAAAGTGACGCAACGCAGCAGACATGCAAGAAACTGCAGAGCAAGCTGAACAATCTTCACAACGTGGTGGGAGACCTTCAAATAAAGAACAAAG AAATGTCCTCCATGATAAAAAGTCAGGAAATGAGAATAAAGAGAGTCAAACGCCAAAACCAGCCTCTGAAGAGGGAAGCTTCTGCACCAAATATGCGTTTCAAATAA
- the LOC143509268 gene encoding uncharacterized protein LOC143509268 isoform X5, producing the protein MEELLKDEQGRTASLLKEQKGRERVESKVVSHQIQMSDQPSALDTLRSHLLQEQQTHMVKVSELEEVLGQALSQAEQAQRERDLSFLQAEELETQLGHLTAERYQAEPCQAEPCQAVAELSRERQQRQQLCEGAASQSGTIQTRRHKLDQNQLPVQQLEGLCRSVREEFQKHSIIQISADTGQQEAQSEPQRLWGKITQLQQAQDQAQDQAQDQAQDQALHGQERSDGEAARPRALLDERDREEWQQGRAQLGEARAQLGEARAQLGEARAQLEEARGHSQALHSHAKLLRLKLEEAERSREELRASLEALQEEQGGLTKQLQQIHQHNQQMKAVQQGAEGKMEAVESERCRLQAALSEKTRRLHQLTLQNQQLSAQLDAQHTNLVQSKEEQQALKEQHSSNGEEMRAHNSKLKAQLTSTRTDLERAKTSLRALEGAGGHRAHALGLKVALGMQKRITAKREHIDFLQSRVQMLEETTEKLTQEKHRHVMERKRQVQELLFERESRKRLEAELETLHMREKLLKAKIDRLDSTLHKMADSFAECQEFIQKQEQEIMMLKLQHALELKELQGQKIRATCSTHRSPIGSPKPPPTFQTTSSDQTRRSSSSQELRTLVKELRGVIDEDQGPPTSLGTCRGPEAARSINVQGSFPTTERSKRDSSGAFPADNVQLEIKTGQSRYTPSPSVSALGRRSPVHSLLTSDPATDKQPTSSDSPIGEIQESLVARKQSDATQQTCKKLQSKLNNLHNVVGDLQIKNKEMSSMIKSQEMRIKRVKRQNQPLKREASAPNMRFK; encoded by the exons atggaggaactgctgaaagacgagCAGGGAAGAACTGCCTCTCTTCTAAAGGAGCAGAAAGGAAG AGAACGGGTCGAAAGCAAGGTGGTCTCACACCAAATCCAGATGAGCGATCAGCCGTCTGCCCTTGATACGCTACGTTCACACCTGCTGCAGGAACAGCAGACCCACATGGTCAAG GTCAGTGAACTGGAGGAGGTGTTGGGCCAGGCCCTCTCTCAGGCTGAGCAggcccagagagagagggacctcTCGTTCCTGCAAGCTGAGGAACTGGAAACTCAACTTGGTCACCTTACG GCGGAGCGGTATCAGGCGGAGCCGTGTCAGGCGGAGCCGTGTCAGGCGGTGGCGGAGCTCTCTCGGGAGCGGCAGCAGAGACAGCAGCTCTGCGAGGGCGCGGCGAGCCAGAGCGGCACCATCCAGACCCGGAGGCACAAGCTGGATCAGAACCAACTGCCTGTCCAGCAGCTTGAGGGCCTCTGCCGCTCTGTCAGAGAGGAGTTCCAGAAACACTCGATCATCCAG ATATCAGCAGATACAGGGCAGCAGGAGGCACAGAGTGAGCCACAGCGGCTATGGGGGAAGATCACGCAGCTTCAGCAGGCCCAGGACCAGGCCCAGGACCAGGCCCAGGACCAAGCACAGGACCAAGCCCTGCACGGGCAG GAGCGGAGTGATGGGGAGGCGGCCCGCCCGCGTGCCCTGCTGGATGAACGTGACCGTGAGGAGTGGCAGCAGGGCCGGGCACAGCTGGGGGAGGCGCGGGCACAGCTGGGGGAGGCGCGGGCACAGCTGGGGGAGGCGCGGGCACAGCTGGAGGAGGCGCGGGGACACTCGCAGGCCCTCCACTCCCACGCCAAGCTGCTGCGCCTGAagctggaggaggcggagcggAGCAGAGAGGAGCTGAGGGCGTCGCTGGAGGCGCTACAGGAGGAGCAGGGTGGCCTCACCAAACAGCTCCAGCAGATCCACCAACACAACCAGCAGATGAAG GctgtccagcagggggcagaagGGAAGATGGAGGCTGTGGAGAGCGAGAGGTGCCGGCTGCAGGCGGCCTTGTCCGAGAAGACCCGCCGTCTGCACCAGCTAACGCTGCAGAACCAGCAGCTGAGCGCCCAGTTAGACGCCCAGCACACCAACCTAGTCCAGTCCAAAG AAGAGCAGCAGGCGTTGAAGGAGCAGCACAGCAGCAACGGCGAGGAGATGCGCGCCCACAACAGCAAGCTGAAAGCCCAGCTGACCAGCACTCGGACGGACCTGGAGCGGGCCAAGACCAGCCTGCGGGCCCTGGAGGGAGCCGGCGGACATAGGGCGCACGCGCTCG GTCTGAAGGTAGCCCTGGGCATGCAGAAGAGAATTACCGCAAAGCGAGAGCACATCGATTTTCTGCAGAGTCGGGTACAGATGCTGGAGGAGACGACGGAAAAGCTCACTCAG GAGAAGCACCGCCATGTGATGGAAAGGAAGCGTCAGGTGCAGGAGCTCCTCTTTGAGAGGGAGAGCAGGAAGAGGCTGGAGGCCGAGCTGGAGACTCTCCACATGCGTGAGAAGCTCCTTAAGGCCAAAATTGACAGGCTGGACTCCACCCTTCACAAG ATGGCAGACAGTTTTGCTGAGTGCCAGGAGTTCATTCAGAAGCAGGAACAAGAGATCATGATGTTGAAACTACAGCATGCTCTGGAGCTGAAG GAGCTGCAAGGTCAGAAGATCCGAGCCACGTGCAGCACCCACAGGTCCCCTATCGGCAGTCCTAAACCACCACCAACCTTTCAGACCACCTCCAGCGACCAAACACGG AGGTCCAGCTCAAGCCAGGAGCTCCGCACCCTGGTGAAGGAACTGCGCGGTGTGATTGATGAGGACCAGGGGCCTCCGACCAGCCTCGGTACCTGCAGGGGGCCTGAGGCAGCCAGGAGTATAAA TGTGCAGGGCTCCTTTCCCACCACTGAACGCAGTAAACGGGACTCGAGTGGCGCGTTCCCAGCTGACA ATGTGCAGCTGGAGATAAAAACAGGGCAGTCACGCTACACACCTTCACCTTCTGTGTCAGCTCTGGGACGCAGGTCTCCGGTACATTCCctactgacctctgaccccgccACTGACAAACAGCCAACATCCTCAGATAGCCCCA TAGGTGAGATACAGGAGTCCCTGGTTGCCCGTAAGCAAAGTGACGCAACGCAGCAGACATGCAAGAAACTGCAGAGCAAGCTGAACAATCTTCACAACGTGGTGGGAGACCTTCAAATAAAGAACAAAG AAATGTCCTCCATGATAAAAAGTCAGGAAATGAGAATAAAGAGAGTCAAACGCCAAAACCAGCCTCTGAAGAGGGAAGCTTCTGCACCAAATATGCGTTTCAAATAA
- the LOC143509268 gene encoding coiled-coil domain-containing protein 158-like isoform X1: MGPTFTNTDTPVDNTSAINTALEGSKEYGMSTPQSVSQPIQCDADVNKTRCVFPGRDVLEHTIEEYSQQVSDLQRQLKETYELHEQQKFNFRQAIIDLQTKLQENQAEKEALVNLRLKECGKRSELMAQLQEVVLDLRSLKQATEPKQVEAEGPVLTRRAEGVEPAVQDICTRLSDHKRCGGRSIHTCSDGSHSPSQQQLGSEVEKALQDLGIKNCVLQERLHLVEEKMEELLKDEQGRTASLLKEQKGRERVESKVVSHQIQMSDQPSALDTLRSHLLQEQQTHMVKVSELEEVLGQALSQAEQAQRERDLSFLQAEELETQLGHLTAERYQAEPCQAEPCQAVAELSRERQQRQQLCEGAASQSGTIQTRRHKLDQNQLPVQQLEGLCRSVREEFQKHSIIQISADTGQQEAQSEPQRLWGKITQLQQAQDQAQDQAQDQAQDQALHGQERSDGEAARPRALLDERDREEWQQGRAQLGEARAQLGEARAQLGEARAQLEEARGHSQALHSHAKLLRLKLEEAERSREELRASLEALQEEQGGLTKQLQQIHQHNQQMKAVQQGAEGKMEAVESERCRLQAALSEKTRRLHQLTLQNQQLSAQLDAQHTNLVQSKEEQQALKEQHSSNGEEMRAHNSKLKAQLTSTRTDLERAKTSLRALEGAGGHRAHALGLKVALGMQKRITAKREHIDFLQSRVQMLEETTEKLTQEKHRHVMERKRQVQELLFERESRKRLEAELETLHMREKLLKAKIDRLDSTLHKMADSFAECQEFIQKQEQEIMMLKLQHALELKELQGQKIRATCSTHRSPIGSPKPPPTFQTTSSDQTRRSSSSQELRTLVKELRGVIDEDQGPPTSLGTCRGPEAARSINVQGSFPTTERSKRDSSGAFPADNVQLEIKTGQSRYTPSPSVSALGRRSPVHSLLTSDPATDKQPTSSDSPIGEIQESLVARKQSDATQQTCKKLQSKLNNLHNVVGDLQIKNKEMSSMIKSQEMRIKRVKRQNQPLKREASAPNMRFK, from the exons ACACAGCATTAGAGGGGTCCAAGGAATATGGCATGTCCACACCACAGTCTGTCTCCCAACCAATACAATGTGATGCAGATGTGAACAAAACGAGGTGTGTCTTCCCAGGAAGAGATGTTCTTGAGCACACAATAGAGGAGTATTCTCAGCAGGTCTCGGATCTACAAAGGCAACTCAAAGAG acATATGAACTGCACGAGCAGCAGAAGTTTAATTTCCGCCAGGCCATCATTGACTTGCAGACCAAATTGCAAGAAAACCAAGCGGAGAAAGAAGCGTTGGTGAACTTAAG GCTGAAGGAGTGTGGAAAGCGGTCCGAGCTAATGGCGCAACTGCAGGAGGTGGTTCTGGATCTGCGCTCGTTAAAGCAGGCTACAGAACCGAAGCAGGTGGAAGCTGAGGGCCCGGTTCTGACCCGGAGAGCAGAAGGTGTGGAGCCGGCTGTGCAGGACATCTGCACCAGGCTCTCGGACCATAAGAGGTGTGGAGGAAGAAGCATCCATACTTGCTCTGACGGTTCCCACAGTCCTAGCCAACAGCAGTTGGGGTCTGAGGTGGAGAAAGCGCTACAGGATCTGGGGATCAAGAACTGTGTTCTCCAGGAGAGACTGCATCTG GtagaggagaagatggaggaactgctgaaagacgagCAGGGAAGAACTGCCTCTCTTCTAAAGGAGCAGAAAGGAAG AGAACGGGTCGAAAGCAAGGTGGTCTCACACCAAATCCAGATGAGCGATCAGCCGTCTGCCCTTGATACGCTACGTTCACACCTGCTGCAGGAACAGCAGACCCACATGGTCAAG GTCAGTGAACTGGAGGAGGTGTTGGGCCAGGCCCTCTCTCAGGCTGAGCAggcccagagagagagggacctcTCGTTCCTGCAAGCTGAGGAACTGGAAACTCAACTTGGTCACCTTACG GCGGAGCGGTATCAGGCGGAGCCGTGTCAGGCGGAGCCGTGTCAGGCGGTGGCGGAGCTCTCTCGGGAGCGGCAGCAGAGACAGCAGCTCTGCGAGGGCGCGGCGAGCCAGAGCGGCACCATCCAGACCCGGAGGCACAAGCTGGATCAGAACCAACTGCCTGTCCAGCAGCTTGAGGGCCTCTGCCGCTCTGTCAGAGAGGAGTTCCAGAAACACTCGATCATCCAG ATATCAGCAGATACAGGGCAGCAGGAGGCACAGAGTGAGCCACAGCGGCTATGGGGGAAGATCACGCAGCTTCAGCAGGCCCAGGACCAGGCCCAGGACCAGGCCCAGGACCAAGCACAGGACCAAGCCCTGCACGGGCAG GAGCGGAGTGATGGGGAGGCGGCCCGCCCGCGTGCCCTGCTGGATGAACGTGACCGTGAGGAGTGGCAGCAGGGCCGGGCACAGCTGGGGGAGGCGCGGGCACAGCTGGGGGAGGCGCGGGCACAGCTGGGGGAGGCGCGGGCACAGCTGGAGGAGGCGCGGGGACACTCGCAGGCCCTCCACTCCCACGCCAAGCTGCTGCGCCTGAagctggaggaggcggagcggAGCAGAGAGGAGCTGAGGGCGTCGCTGGAGGCGCTACAGGAGGAGCAGGGTGGCCTCACCAAACAGCTCCAGCAGATCCACCAACACAACCAGCAGATGAAG GctgtccagcagggggcagaagGGAAGATGGAGGCTGTGGAGAGCGAGAGGTGCCGGCTGCAGGCGGCCTTGTCCGAGAAGACCCGCCGTCTGCACCAGCTAACGCTGCAGAACCAGCAGCTGAGCGCCCAGTTAGACGCCCAGCACACCAACCTAGTCCAGTCCAAAG AAGAGCAGCAGGCGTTGAAGGAGCAGCACAGCAGCAACGGCGAGGAGATGCGCGCCCACAACAGCAAGCTGAAAGCCCAGCTGACCAGCACTCGGACGGACCTGGAGCGGGCCAAGACCAGCCTGCGGGCCCTGGAGGGAGCCGGCGGACATAGGGCGCACGCGCTCG GTCTGAAGGTAGCCCTGGGCATGCAGAAGAGAATTACCGCAAAGCGAGAGCACATCGATTTTCTGCAGAGTCGGGTACAGATGCTGGAGGAGACGACGGAAAAGCTCACTCAG GAGAAGCACCGCCATGTGATGGAAAGGAAGCGTCAGGTGCAGGAGCTCCTCTTTGAGAGGGAGAGCAGGAAGAGGCTGGAGGCCGAGCTGGAGACTCTCCACATGCGTGAGAAGCTCCTTAAGGCCAAAATTGACAGGCTGGACTCCACCCTTCACAAG ATGGCAGACAGTTTTGCTGAGTGCCAGGAGTTCATTCAGAAGCAGGAACAAGAGATCATGATGTTGAAACTACAGCATGCTCTGGAGCTGAAG GAGCTGCAAGGTCAGAAGATCCGAGCCACGTGCAGCACCCACAGGTCCCCTATCGGCAGTCCTAAACCACCACCAACCTTTCAGACCACCTCCAGCGACCAAACACGG AGGTCCAGCTCAAGCCAGGAGCTCCGCACCCTGGTGAAGGAACTGCGCGGTGTGATTGATGAGGACCAGGGGCCTCCGACCAGCCTCGGTACCTGCAGGGGGCCTGAGGCAGCCAGGAGTATAAA TGTGCAGGGCTCCTTTCCCACCACTGAACGCAGTAAACGGGACTCGAGTGGCGCGTTCCCAGCTGACA ATGTGCAGCTGGAGATAAAAACAGGGCAGTCACGCTACACACCTTCACCTTCTGTGTCAGCTCTGGGACGCAGGTCTCCGGTACATTCCctactgacctctgaccccgccACTGACAAACAGCCAACATCCTCAGATAGCCCCA TAGGTGAGATACAGGAGTCCCTGGTTGCCCGTAAGCAAAGTGACGCAACGCAGCAGACATGCAAGAAACTGCAGAGCAAGCTGAACAATCTTCACAACGTGGTGGGAGACCTTCAAATAAAGAACAAAG AAATGTCCTCCATGATAAAAAGTCAGGAAATGAGAATAAAGAGAGTCAAACGCCAAAACCAGCCTCTGAAGAGGGAAGCTTCTGCACCAAATATGCGTTTCAAATAA